The genomic region CAAGTCCTGCAAAAAATGCCAGCAAAATGGACTCCGACAGAAACTGTCTGATCAGGGATGATTTTCCGGCACCCACTACCTTTCGGATACCAACTTCTTTCGCTCTCTTTTCGCTCTGCGCTGTACTCAGATTCATAAAGTTGATACAGGCGATGAGTAGAATAAAGCAAGCAATCAAAAGGAAAATACGCACGGTATCAATTCTACCGCCGGCATTCACACCGTTCTCATATTTATCATACAGATGCATATCTGCCAAAGGTTTGATCAGATTGTCGGCGTTTGTTTCGGTATGCCGTTTCACCAGCCCTTTAATATTCTTGCTTAACAAGTCAACATTCGCTCCTTCTTTCAGTAAGATATAGGTCTGTAATGTATTATTGTTCCATTGCGTGTCGCCAGGGTTCTTGCGGTCATGATATTTCATCGGAAGCAAATAGCTCGTTTTACTGTAGGTGCTATTGGCTGGAAGATCTTTCAATACGGCAGATACGGCGAACTGCTCTTCATTATTGCGTTGAACGAATTTCCCGACAACATCAGTCGAATTGAATAATTTCTTTGCTAATGACTCCGTCAGGACGATGCTGTTCACGTTAGAGAGTGCAGTCTTCGTATCACCAGCGAGAACCTCGAAATCAAAGATGTCAAAGAAGTGCTCATCTGCAAAAACGCCAGCTTCCTTATTCAACTTGTTCTCTCCAACGGAAAGTAAATCATTGCCACCACTTTCTACACGCACGGCATGCTCGATTTCCGGAAATTCCGTTTCCAACGTCCTTGCCATTACGCGAGGGGTCCAAAACCATACTTGTAGCTTATCGCCCCAGTTTGCTCGGTTCCCCACAACATAGGTCCGATCGAGATTACTATATTGACGGTCAAAAGTCACTTCACTCCGAATCCATAACATAATCAGTATCGCGGCCGCCATACCAATAGCTAAACCAATAATATTGATCGCCGTGAATCCTTTATTCTTCTTGAGGTTGCGAAAGGCTATTTTAAACATGGTTTTTAGTATTTGTTTTTTTAGATTTTAGACATTAGATATTAGACATTAGATTGTTGCCTCGTCTTTGAACCAGGAAAGGAAGGATGCAAGTATTGACAGGATCCTGCTAATCCTTAAATCCTTTTTTTCCTGGTTCAGACTAGATATTAGACATCAGACATTAGATATTAGACCCGATCCTGCTAATCCTTAAATCCTTTCTTTCCTGGTTCAGACTAGACATTAGATATTAGACCCGATCCTGTTAATCTTAAAATCCTTCCTTTCCTGGTTCAAGACAACTCTCCTTGCTAGTTTAAATCCAAGGTTTAAGACGCCATTCTAATGTCTAAAATCTTATATCTAAAATCTAACATCTCATATCTAACATCTAATTTCTTACATCTTCCAATATCACTTGTCCGTCGAGCATTCTGATTACGCGATCGGCGAACTTGGCGTCGTATTCCGAGTGTGTTACCATAACGATGGTTGTTCCGGCTTCGTTCAGTTCGGTTAGTAGTTGCATAACGTCATTACCGTTGCTGGAGTCCAGGTTACCTGTGGGCTCATCGGCTAGGATTAGCTTGGGGTTGTTGACTACGGCACGGGCTACGGCAACACGTTGTTGCTGACCGCCGGATAGCTGCTGTGGAAAGTGATTGCGACGGTGCATGATCTGCACTTTTTCCAATACTTCTTCCACACGCTTCTTGCGCTCGGCTGCCGGTACATTGGTGTAAACCAGCGGAAGTTCCACGTTTTCAAAAACCGTCAGCTCGTCGATCAGGTTGAACGACTGGAAGACAAAGCCGATGTTATGCTTGCGTAAATCGGAGCGCTTATTCTCCTTAAATTTTGCGACTTCAATATTGTTAAACAGATAACTGCCTTCGTCTAAATCGTCCAACAGGCCTACTATATTTAAAAGGGTCGACTTTCCACATCCGGAGGGACCCATTACGGCAACAAACTCTCCCTCTTTCACATGTATATTAACATCGTTGAGCGCAATAGTCTCCACCTCTTCGGTGCGATAGAATTTCTGTAGGTTGCTTATCTTGATCATATGGTATCTATAATTTCTTTGTTTATCTTGCATCATTTGCGACCTACTACTTCCATTAGGATGAAGCAGCAGGCACAATGATCTCTACTGTTTTATGCTCAATTCTTGTATCTTATCGTAAGTTTCATAGCTTGAAATAACAACTTTGTCCCCAGGCTTCAAGCCGCCTAGTACCTCGTAATATTCCGGGTTCTGACGACCCAATTGAATATCGGTACGGTATGCTGTATTTCCAGATTTATCCAACTTGAATATCCAGTTTCCGCCAGTCTGCTGGTTAAAGCCACCTTTCGCCAATAACACCGCTTTGGTCTTATCGCTTAATGCCAAACGTATCGGCAGGGTCTGTCCGCGGCGGATACTCTCAGGTCTCGCACCAACAAACTCCATATCGACTAAGAAGCGACCATCTTTTACCTGTGTGTACACTTTTTTGATGCGCAGCTCGTAAGTCTTGTCATCAATGCTAAACTGTCCTTTCAAATCCGGAAAGATGCGGTTGATGTAATGCTCGTCGATTTCTGCACGTACTTTAAAACCTGTCAAGACATCAATCTGCCCTAAGCGCTCGCCTGCAGATTTATTCTGGCCGATCTCCGCATCGAAGGAGGTCAGTTGTCCATCAACCGGAGCCCTTAAAATCAGATCGCCCACTTTCTGGCGCATCAACTGCAAAGCACTCTGCGTACGCTTATACGTCTCGCGATCCTGATTCAGTTTCTGTGCATTCGAAACCTCGTCCTGTCTTACAATCTGATTGGTTAATCCGATACGCTCTTTCTGGTAATTATACTCATTCAACGATTTTTGATATTCTTGCGACCCGATTGCCTTCT from Sphingobacterium sp. BN32 harbors:
- a CDS encoding ABC transporter ATP-binding protein; amino-acid sequence: MIKISNLQKFYRTEEVETIALNDVNIHVKEGEFVAVMGPSGCGKSTLLNIVGLLDDLDEGSYLFNNIEVAKFKENKRSDLRKHNIGFVFQSFNLIDELTVFENVELPLVYTNVPAAERKKRVEEVLEKVQIMHRRNHFPQQLSGGQQQRVAVARAVVNNPKLILADEPTGNLDSSNGNDVMQLLTELNEAGTTIVMVTHSEYDAKFADRVIRMLDGQVILEDVRN
- a CDS encoding efflux RND transporter periplasmic adaptor subunit gives rise to the protein MDRPIKQKTWNTKRILTVGGVVALVGLIGASYYFTSGNSKLNVEAERISIFEVKEDTFQEFIPINGTVLPISSIYLDASVGGRVEEKYVEDGAHLRKGDPIMRLSNTDLELSLINQETQVLNLLTQAQIAQTSAQQATINNRNQMADVEQALKEAERVYTLNKKLLAEKAIGSQEYQKSLNEYNYQKERIGLTNQIVRQDEVSNAQKLNQDRETYKRTQSALQLMRQKVGDLILRAPVDGQLTSFDAEIGQNKSAGERLGQIDVLTGFKVRAEIDEHYINRIFPDLKGQFSIDDKTYELRIKKVYTQVKDGRFLVDMEFVGARPESIRRGQTLPIRLALSDKTKAVLLAKGGFNQQTGGNWIFKLDKSGNTAYRTDIQLGRQNPEYYEVLGGLKPGDKVVISSYETYDKIQELSIKQ